The nucleotide sequence gctaaaaaaaacaaatagtaaTCACTATCAGACAAATTAAGCGGTCTTAAAATAGATAATCTAGTACATGTCTTGACTTGAATGCAGCATAGAGTTAAAACGGTCAATAGActtggcatttaaaaaaaaaagattaaactcGTTTTACAGTTGCGTCGATACAAGTTATCTAGTGAATGAGGTGTACTTGAACGCACCACGAGGTAATGACCCGTTAGCCGTAAAACGCGGTGTAGAAGCGCCATATTGACTTGACAGCAGGTACAGGCATTTTTACAGGGCAACTCTATTCGGCACAACACCCCCGGATATTATCTTTCGTCCTCTGGTTGCTCAGCTCTCCAGCTTTCAGTCGCCCTTCAGTCCTGTCAGGGACAGTCCACGTCtcctttaaaacaaatacagcttttaactttaaacCATGGCTGGGACAATTGCACGCAAGGCCATCGACCACCTGAAGAGTAAAGAGTTCCGGGATTATTTGATGAGGTTCGTatataaaaaagtgaaatattcACTGTTAGCAAGGATGctaattaagctagctgactgTTGAGCTGCAACTCTGAGAAATGCCAGCTGGTTGAAATGTACTTAAATAACCCAATCTACACATTAACGACAGTAAATGATACATTTACCTCTTATATGTTCGTGTTTGGTATTGCTTTCTATGTGGATTTGTATTGAAAACTCAAGGGCGCTTGTTCTCTGCTGTTTGTTTAGGAtaattgttatttttgaaatgtgtatcattattttaatagTAGGAAATACTAGTGTTTGCTAAACACTATGATTTTAAGCCATACTGAGttgtttcagaaatgttttccaAAACATCTAGAGGGTAAGTGTGAAGCTGTCATTGGAAAGTCCTGTTTTGTGTCCTGAAAACAATGCTTATGTGGGTTGTGCTTTCAAGTTAACCCCAGCCCCTGTTTGACTCGCTTTTTCGTAAGAACTACTTTAGTTACTGTATAAAACAAGACATTGTAAGGAAATTCAAGCCTATATGTTGCTTTACCGTGGGAAGCAAATACTTCCCACAAACCAGGGTCATTCCTGAAATCCAGAGTAAAGGTCAAACTAGGGTATTGTGATGCAAGAAGCtgcttttgtttgctttttcatCACAGAATGTTCATCTTTGTGTCACTTTCTCAAGAGTTTGAATGGCTAGGTTTATATCACACACATCGGAAACTAAAATCCTTTCTTATCTGACAGTAATTGCTTGAAATTTTTTGTCTACTGTCTTccttaagtttgtttttctttcttccatGTCGGacctaaaaatgaaaacataaacacatgACAGCACGGTAAGTCCTGCTCTTTCTGTCTAGTTATACTTTCGGAGTTTCTCCTCATCAGTGTCTTTCTACAGTGTTATCTCACTTTAAGGTTTTCCACCCTGACATATAGTGGTGTTCATACATTTGCAGCTCTATAGATGTTTATTAATAGGTTTTTCagtatttgtaataaaaatatgtttgtggTGACTATTGAAAATACCAGTGCTTACAGTTCTGTTGTCCTGGTTAATCAGCCTAAGAAAAATGTTACTTTTGCAGCATTTCTGGGGTCCTATTGCAAACTGGGGTCTTCCCATCGCTGCCATCTCAGATATGAAGAAGAGCCCTGAAATTATCAGTGGCAGGATGACCTTCGGTAAGAAATACAAACACATGGACAGATAGCACCTGGTTCACACAGTTGTTTTCTTGTATCTGATCCTGGTTCAGGTTATAGCTATATTGAGAAATTGTTTCGGACTCTAAACTAAGGGCTTTCACTTTGACCAGAGTTGTACCGTCCagttagtttttaaaaaaagttttttttttttttctggattagAACCCAGATTTGCATCAACTGATCTAGAACCTCCCCTGTTCAGTTACTAAATCTCAAATTATTATGGCCAAACTTTGTGCTGCTGATTAATTAAGATGCAGGAGAGAGAGTTTAGGGACAGTGAGAGGTTTATAGGAGGAAGATACGTTAATAAACTGATGTTTGCATGTTTCCTTTCTGCTTTCAGCTCTGTGCTGTTACTCTCTGCTCTTCATGAGATTTGCTTACAAGGTTCAGCCTCGCAACTGGCTCCTCTTTGCCTGCCATTTGACCAACGAATCGGCACAACTGATCCAGGGAAGTCGTCTCATCAAATACAAGTGAGCTATATGTACACGATGTTCCGAATATTTCTTTTACTGCCgaaaatttcattttgtttaataaaatgcaaggcaatgaaacaaaatattatTCAAATCCAATATTGCAATGTTGTTTTATGCAGTTTGGTGTCTTCGTTTCCTGCTTATTTGCTATGCAATGGCTATGATGGTTTCTCTGTGTTATTTTTCATAAATCTTTTCAACATTAAGACTTTTTACCAAAGCAGTAGCATTAGTATCTATGTCAGGTgtgttcagaaaacacagtgaaacTCTGTCGAACTGGCAACATTTATTATTGAGAAGCACATTTCAATGCATGGCACCCGAAATTATTATAGCACACCAGATATTGAACCAAAGCAGTTGCAATATTGCACATATTATAATTCTGGTTACAGTTGCGCAGCTCTAGCTCAAACCTTGGATCACTTCACATGGaatatgtgacaaaaagcaatAGTGATATTATACGATTGACAAGAACACACTTAGAGCATATAATAATATGACATTTAATGAGAAAAACTGCATTCTAACCCATACAATTGTatggtgtgtttttgttttatttcagcatgGAGAAGAAGATCGGATCTTAGTGGTGAGGTGAAATCAGTGCAATATTGCAGAAGGCTTCTTCAACAACCTACTAAATTGGGACTCCGTAACTCCTTCATTAAACATCTTATCTGATCTGCGAAGTTGTTGCACCTAtgccagttttttgttttaactggaTTGTACCATAATTGATCACATTTCAATGTTCACTTTAAtgcacaaaacaataaaaaatacaagtTTTTCTCCAGTAATTAAGATCAACTGCTgtgatttcattattttaaggttttacaTGGAGTATGATCTAATTTAATTAAACTGGCGACAGGTGCTTTATACACAGCTGCTGCAAACTTTTAAAATAGACTCacacattcagtttttattattaattaattatacaccattagtaaaataatattgttaCACTGTATCCTTTTAAAACATGGACATTTTAACTGATTGGAGGTCAGTTTGAGATATGATTGTAATTCTGGAGAAACTTTGTCATCCATATTgccaccttttttttaaatgcatggaAATGTGttcagctgaaaacaaaattaatctgTGATTATGGTTTCAGTTTGGGatgattttatttcactatgAGAAAAAGTGAGAATTAGAAAATATTTGAATGAACAGATGTAAATATGGAAAACATAAGGCTTTGTTAAAAAGCTAAGACTGTTCACATTATCATCCTGTAAGACTGATCCAACTAAGGGGCTTCTGTTAAGTGCTGACCACACATGTAGTCACATCCAGGTCACATTTAATGTCCTTGTATGATTGCTCTAATTTTTCCTGGTGATTGTTTGGATTCTTTAGACTTGTTtaaataaactggactggaaaaacaatgttttcaggggttttcttcttttaatgatGCATAACGGCCAATTTTGTAGAGTAATTGTCATTGGTCATTCTTATGCATTTCAATACATACAGTATACCACATACTGTGAAGatttatgcatattttaataCAGAACTGTTGGCCTTCCTTAAAGTGTGTCCATTTTCTGTGCAGTATACATTCTCAATATTTGGTTAGAGGTCCTCCTGCATCTACGCAGTGTGGCATAGATGTTATCAGCCATtagctctgctgaggtgttaaggaagccaGGGTTGTGTTAAAAGCTGCTTTCAGCTCATCTACattgttggatctggtgtctTTCATCTACATTGTGGACAACACCAGCAGTTCACATGGCTCCCCAAATAATCACTGGCTTGAAACTTTACAGTGGACATCAAGCAGCTTGGAGTCTGTGCCTCTCCACACTTCCTTTAGACTCTGGGATCTTAATATAATAATGAAATCCAAAATGTACTTTCACCTGGAAACACCGAGCAACAGCCCATACCTGTTCCTCATTAGTCCAGGTAAGACGCCTCTGATGTCTCTTATTCAGAAGTGGCATAACTCGAAGAATGTGATAGTTGTAGCGTATGTCTTGGATACAACCTGCTGGTTGTGTGGCCCTTTCTAATGgactttttccttctactcgACTTCTCATTAATATGTATGGACACAGAACTCTAAGCATCCAGCTTCTTTCACACTTCTTGGtctttgtggcttaccctccttgtggagggtatCAATGACTGCCTGCTGGACAACTATCAAGTTGGCTGTCTTCTCCCATTAGTGTGTAGGCCAAAACATTGATGCAATTTACCATTTCTgtgtaaacaaacatttttagtcCTTTTTTAATCCATTTTCGGTCCTTTGCATtatctattttttcttaaaactgatttaaagatttaataAGCTGTAATCAAAAtttacttgaaaaatataactatgtcataaaaatatgttaagtttcacttttttaaattgaattagtaaaataaatttacttttaaaagatattcagaatttatttttttcaagctATACTTGTAAATTTTTCAAACTTGGCAAAATGAATAATGTTTCAACATGAACAAtgacattttgtgctgatttatTTCCTGTAAAGTGTTTGCGAACACAAATCAAATCTTCTACAAATCTAAAATCTgccatatttgtttattttttgtgtttaatttttcaCTTGGATGTGAATGAGCAGGATTTGAATCCTAATAAAAGGATATATCTCAAAATTTTGTCTGAAGGTGAActgaaaaaagttttaaaatgttatttggcAGTCATGACTAGATTACGATGTTGaggttcaaactgagcatgaaGAGGGCATCAGAGCGGTGGTGGTAGCGGAAATTGGAAGTACTGATGTGTGCACACGAGAAGCAATTAGCGGAGTGGATTGTAACCAAACTACCGTGACTGTAGCAATGGACCATAGTTCTGATGGTGATGGTGATAGAGGAATCTCACATATGGAAATTAGCCAAACTTAAGGGCATGGAAAAATGCATGGTCGGAAGCAAGTATTGAAGAAGAGAGTACTCCAAGCTAAACTATCAAGAAGATAAAAGCTAAACCCTGGTGGGAGTGTTAGGCCTGATGATGGCAAACAGTAAGAGTGGAAAaccaaaattactttaaataatGAGAGAGGTCAATTTATTTAGTCCAGGTGACCAAAGCAATTGAGAAGGAAATAGGGatgattaaatatgctaaatgTTTGgataacaaaataattttaatctcAGCTATAAGTAAGAAGCAGCAGGAAATGATTTTGAAAATGAGGGACCTTGGTTGAAGAAAGATTAAAGTGCATATATCAGGAATGGCAGCCAAAAGAAAGTGAGGAAAAGTGCCATGGATGCAGAAATCAATAtgaattagtcagtcagtcattttctaccgcttattccacagtgggtcacgggagagctggtgcctatctccagcaatctatgggcgagaggcagggtacaccctggacaggtcgccagtccatcgcagggcaacacagaaacaaccatgcacacactttcatacacctaagggcaatttagagtgaagccagagtacccagtgagaacccacacatgcacagggagaacatggaaactccatgcagaaagatccctggctgggaattgaacccaggaccttcttgctgcaaggcaacagtgctaccaactgcaccaccgtgcagcccctaaaTTAATTAGTAATAGTGTTAAATAGTATTAGAAATACTGCCCCAGAAGATCAGCTGAGTTACGTCATGTTCCAGAATTTACCTGAAATTGTGCTAGAGATAGTATTACAGTTATTTAACAAGATATGGAAAGAAggtaaaatgtcaaaaagctGGAAGAGTGCGTTAATACTGCAATTTAATAAATCTAGGAAAGATGCTGGTAATCATAGACCTATTGCCCTAACGTCCCATCTATGCAAGTGGATGGAGAAGATATTAGCCACAAGACTTAATTACACCCTAGAGGAAAAAGGATTATTTGCACCGTACCAAAGTGGGTTCAGAAAAGGGCATTCTACCGTAGATGCTGTTGTGAAAGTAAGCAATGAGCcagagaaaacattaaaaatgaaagaattaaTGAGAATTGTGTTCTTTGATATTGAAACGGATTATGACTCAATGTGGAGGGAAGGGTTACTAATAAAATTGAACATTATGGGAATTACAGGCATGTTTTATAACTGGGTATTAGATTTCCTGTCAGAAAGAAAAATTTGAGTTAAAGTGGGATCAGAAGTATCTAAGGAATATGAAATTAATAATGGAATTCCACAAGAGACTGTTATTACTTCAGTGTTATTTAATGTTGATAAATTATAACTTTATGAATCTCAACCTGGGGATTGGGTCAGCTTTGTATGCAGAAGATGGGGGCATTTGGATAAGAGCACATAATCCCATAAGagtaagaaataaaattaaggaAGCAAAAAGTAAGATCCAACACTGGTTATGTAATTGGGACTTTAAGCTCTGTCCAAGTAAATCTTGCCATATGATATGCACCAAGAAGAAAGGAATAGACAAACAAACCTTGAAACTATATTGCCACAATATGGAAACAGTAGATCATTTTAAATATCTGGGAATGTGGTTAGACCAAAAAGGAACATGGAAAATACATATCGAAAAGGTGGAatcaaaatgcaacaaaatcaTAAATCCGATGAGAATAATAGTAGAGAAAGACTGGGGAGCGAATAAACAATCAttgatatatatttataaagctATAATGAGATCAACAATAGATTATGGGTGCTTTGTATATAGAgcagcagctaaaacacatttactgAAATTGGAAACATTTACCAATAAAGCATTGAGGATTTGTGCCAGTACAATAAAATCTATCCCACTAAGGCAATACAGGTTGAGTTGGGAGAAATGCCTTCAGATCTGAGAAGAGATAAGCTCATGCTTACATACTGGTGCCGTTAACGTGGTTTGAAAACCCTGCAAGGAGTGGTATTCAGGAGTGCTGGGAATATAGTTCTTTTAAAGGTAATGGTTTTGGATGGGTAATAAAGGCTAAATTATGAGAATATAGAATAGAGAATAAATGCTTTAACTCCCCTACACCTATAAGTAACATCGCCATCTGGTTGTTTTCAAAAACTGAGATTTAAATATGATGAAACTAAAGAAAGAGCGGCCTGAGAGTTGCAAAGGACATCTGGCAAATCAATatataataaacaaatattacaGGTGTAGACATTTATACCGATGGGTCCAATGATGAAGAAGATAAGATAAGAACATGAATATACATACCAACAATTAATGTAAGTATTGGGAAACGATTGCCTGATCAGGCATCATTGTATACAACACAGATTATGGTTATTATTGAAGGATTGCAATGGGTTAAAGAAGTAAGACCGGATAAAGTGGTATGTTGTGTTGATTCTGTAGCAGCCCTTTACAGTATTCAGACTATGAAATCTAACAGAGAAGATCTAATGCTAGAAATTCATCAAAGTTTATATAGGCTACTAATGCTTCACCTAGATATGAGATTTTGTTGGGTACTTACCTGTGAAGGTATAAAAGGGAATGAGGGAGCAGAAAAAATTGCTAAAAGATCAACCAGGAtgaataatattaaaaatataccaaaggcaaagattaaaaaataaatgatgaagaAATGGCAGGACAGATGGGGCATTGATTAAAGTGCAAGGAAATATTATAGTGTACAGAAATCTATTAATGCCAAGGGTGTGACTAGAAAGAAGAGAAGAGGAGAGTGTTTTAACCAggttaagattaaataaaacattgtttgtaTTAGGTAAAAGTCAAACAGATTAATATCTGGAATGTAAAGTCACAGAAAGTGCAGAACATATATCATTACATTGTAGGAAGTATAAGGATGAGAGGACTAGAGTAAATCAAAAGATAAGTCAGGCAGGAAGGAACTGGAACCATGAAGGTTTATTAGGAACAGTATGATGAAAAGGTAAAGGAAACACAGAAAGCTGCTATACAATATCTGAAAAATATAGGGAGACATTACaggattttgtttctttatgaTATAACGTAATGCCATTGAACATAGTTCATGCTTCATACTCCGATatagtaggtggcggtatgcaccttgCTATAAAACCGAAAGAAGAAGAATGACTCTATTACTCCAGTAGATGGAGACAAAAAATCTGTGTC is from Girardinichthys multiradiatus isolate DD_20200921_A chromosome 4, DD_fGirMul_XY1, whole genome shotgun sequence and encodes:
- the mpc1 gene encoding mitochondrial pyruvate carrier 1, which codes for MAGTIARKAIDHLKSKEFRDYLMSTHFWGPIANWGLPIAAISDMKKSPEIISGRMTFALCCYSLLFMRFAYKVQPRNWLLFACHLTNESAQLIQGSRLIKYNMEKKIGS